The proteins below come from a single Streptomyces sp. B3I8 genomic window:
- the serB gene encoding phosphoserine phosphatase SerB, which produces MSASQTTDTPTLLVKIFGKDRPGMTAGLFDTLAAYSVDVVDIEQVVTRGRMVLCALVTQPAAGTEGDLRATVHSWAESMRMQAEIISGTGDNRPRGSGRSLVTVLGHPLTAEATAAIAAWISGTGANIDRIFRLAKYPVTAVEFAVSGVETGPLRTALATGAAALGVDVAVVSAGLHRRAQRLVVMDVDSTLIQDEVIELFAAHAGCEEQVAEVTAAAMRGELDFAQSLHARVALLKGLDASVVDKVRSEIRLTPGARTLIRTLKRLGYQVGVVSGGFTQVTDDLRERLGLDFAQANTLEIVDGRLTGRVTGEVVDRAGKARLLHRFAAEAGVPLAQTVAIGDGANDLDMLNAAGLGVAFNAKPVVRQAAHTAVNFPFLDTVLYLLGITREEVEAADTHDDSV; this is translated from the coding sequence ATGAGCGCATCGCAGACCACCGACACGCCCACTCTCCTTGTCAAGATCTTCGGCAAGGACCGCCCCGGCATGACGGCCGGGCTGTTCGACACCCTCGCCGCCTACTCCGTCGACGTGGTCGACATCGAGCAGGTCGTCACCCGGGGCCGGATGGTGCTCTGCGCGCTGGTGACGCAGCCGGCTGCCGGCACGGAGGGTGACCTGCGGGCCACCGTCCACAGCTGGGCGGAGTCGATGCGAATGCAGGCGGAGATCATCTCCGGCACGGGCGACAACCGTCCCCGCGGGTCGGGACGCTCGTTGGTGACAGTGCTCGGCCACCCGCTCACCGCGGAGGCCACGGCCGCGATCGCGGCCTGGATCAGCGGAACGGGCGCCAACATCGACCGTATCTTCCGGCTCGCCAAGTACCCGGTGACGGCGGTGGAGTTCGCCGTCTCCGGGGTGGAGACCGGGCCCCTGCGGACCGCGCTGGCGACCGGGGCCGCGGCCCTCGGTGTCGATGTCGCCGTGGTCTCGGCCGGGCTGCACCGGCGGGCGCAGCGCCTGGTGGTGATGGATGTCGACTCCACGCTCATCCAGGACGAGGTCATCGAGCTCTTCGCCGCGCACGCGGGGTGCGAGGAGCAGGTCGCCGAGGTGACCGCCGCCGCGATGCGGGGCGAGCTGGACTTCGCGCAGTCGCTGCACGCGCGGGTCGCGCTGCTGAAGGGACTCGACGCGTCCGTGGTGGACAAGGTGCGCAGCGAGATCCGGCTCACGCCGGGTGCGCGCACGCTGATCCGTACGCTGAAGCGGCTCGGCTACCAGGTTGGCGTCGTCTCCGGCGGCTTCACCCAGGTCACCGACGATCTGCGGGAGCGGCTCGGGCTGGACTTCGCCCAGGCCAACACGTTGGAGATAGTCGACGGCAGGCTCACCGGGCGGGTCACGGGTGAGGTGGTCGACCGGGCGGGCAAGGCGCGGCTGCTGCACCGGTTCGCGGCGGAGGCCGGGGTGCCGCTGGCGCAGACGGTGGCGATCGGCGACGGGGCGAACGATCTGGACATGTTGAACGCGGCGGGACTGGGGGTCGCGTTCAACGCGAAGCCGGTGGTGCGGCAGGCCGCGCACACGGCGGTGAACTTCCCCTTCCTCGACACCGTGCTGTACCTGCTGGGGATCACGCGGGAAGAGGTCGAGGCGGCGGACACTCACGACGACTCCGTGTAG
- a CDS encoding histidine phosphatase family protein, translating to MSVAEPRRIVLLRHAKADWPQVADHERPLAERGRKDAPVAGRRLADSGIDFDLALCSTSTRTRETWKLAVHELPHRPKTVYEERIYDASPGELIAVLNETPDDTRSIVLIGHNPGIQGLAEVLTGQADASARDRMTRRGFPTAAFAVLTFDGPWKALEPGSAALDDYWAPTE from the coding sequence ATGAGCGTCGCAGAACCCCGCAGGATCGTCCTCCTCCGACATGCGAAGGCCGACTGGCCCCAGGTCGCCGACCACGAGCGTCCGCTCGCCGAACGGGGACGCAAGGACGCCCCCGTCGCCGGCCGCAGGCTGGCCGACTCGGGCATCGACTTCGACCTGGCCCTGTGCTCCACCTCGACCCGGACCCGGGAGACCTGGAAACTCGCCGTCCACGAGCTTCCGCACCGCCCGAAGACCGTCTACGAGGAGCGGATCTACGACGCCTCGCCCGGCGAACTGATCGCCGTGCTCAACGAGACCCCCGACGACACCCGCAGCATCGTCCTCATCGGCCACAACCCCGGCATCCAGGGCCTGGCCGAGGTCCTCACCGGCCAGGCGGACGCCAGTGCCCGTGACCGCATGACCCGCCGGGGTTTTCCCACGGCCGCGTTCGCCGTCCTCACCTTCGACGGCCCCTGGAAGGCCCTGGAACCCGGCAGCGCCGCACTCGACGACTACTGGGCCCCTACGGAGTAA
- a CDS encoding SGM_5486 family transporter-associated protein has protein sequence MPVLEPNPQNGQKKMLLIFGTFLAILVVIAVIATIAAP, from the coding sequence ATGCCCGTCCTCGAACCGAACCCGCAGAACGGCCAGAAGAAGATGCTGCTCATCTTCGGCACGTTCCTTGCCATCCTCGTGGTCATCGCCGTCATCGCGACGATCGCCGCGCCCTGA
- a CDS encoding MFS transporter has translation MTSDRTRTMTPHPIPGTKADRGSVPDNAAVRSPAAGNVASTRAWALRLLPVAIVLAALNLRPAVTSLGALLEEVRDGLGMSGTVAGVLTSVPSLCFAAFGVMAPRLARRFGLIAVVCTGMVAITVGLLIRPYAGNTVGFLIGTALALMGIAVSNILMPVIVKRWFPDRVGPMTGLYSMALALGTALPAAVTVPVTDGMDGDWRAGLAVWAGLAAVAVLPWLVLLRARGAEPVEPAPVGPRAGGSAVRITRSRIAWALAVFFGLQSTAAYITMGWMAQIYRDAGLSAGTAGLLLAVTMVMGVPLAFVIPRVATRLPQQGPIAVVLGVCGLAGYAGLYLAPAGGAWAWAFLLGISNCAFPLALTMVGMRARTGAGVAQLSAFAQSTGYLLSIPGPLLVGVLYQHSGGWGQPLALMAVLMVPQILVGVLAGRDRTVEDEAAAR, from the coding sequence ATGACCAGCGACAGGACGCGCACGATGACACCCCACCCGATACCCGGCACGAAGGCCGACCGCGGCTCCGTGCCCGACAACGCGGCCGTCAGGAGCCCGGCCGCCGGGAACGTGGCGTCCACGCGCGCGTGGGCGCTGCGGCTCCTTCCCGTGGCCATCGTCCTGGCCGCCCTCAACCTCCGCCCCGCCGTCACCAGCCTCGGCGCCCTCCTGGAGGAGGTCCGCGACGGCCTCGGCATGAGCGGCACCGTGGCCGGAGTGCTGACCTCCGTGCCCTCCCTCTGCTTCGCCGCCTTCGGCGTCATGGCACCCCGGCTGGCCCGCCGCTTCGGACTCATCGCCGTGGTCTGCACCGGCATGGTGGCGATCACCGTCGGACTGCTGATCCGGCCCTACGCCGGGAACACGGTGGGCTTCCTGATCGGCACCGCCCTCGCGCTCATGGGCATCGCCGTCAGCAACATCCTGATGCCGGTCATCGTCAAGCGCTGGTTCCCCGACCGGGTCGGCCCCATGACCGGCCTGTACTCGATGGCGCTCGCGCTCGGCACCGCCCTCCCCGCCGCCGTCACCGTGCCCGTGACCGACGGAATGGACGGCGACTGGCGCGCCGGGCTCGCCGTGTGGGCGGGGCTCGCCGCGGTCGCCGTCCTGCCCTGGCTCGTGCTGCTCCGCGCCCGCGGTGCGGAACCGGTCGAGCCCGCCCCCGTGGGCCCCCGCGCCGGGGGCAGCGCAGTGCGCATCACCCGCAGCCGCATCGCCTGGGCGCTGGCCGTCTTCTTCGGCCTCCAGTCGACCGCCGCGTACATCACCATGGGCTGGATGGCGCAGATCTACCGCGACGCCGGCCTGTCCGCCGGCACGGCCGGACTGCTGCTCGCCGTCACCATGGTGATGGGCGTCCCGCTCGCCTTCGTCATCCCCCGCGTGGCCACCAGGCTGCCCCAGCAGGGGCCCATCGCCGTCGTCCTGGGCGTCTGCGGCCTCGCCGGGTACGCCGGGCTCTACCTCGCCCCCGCGGGCGGCGCCTGGGCCTGGGCGTTCCTGCTCGGCATCTCCAACTGCGCGTTCCCGCTCGCGCTGACCATGGTCGGCATGCGGGCCCGCACCGGCGCGGGCGTGGCCCAGCTGTCCGCCTTCGCCCAGAGCACCGGATACCTGCTCTCGATCCCCGGCCCGCTGCTGGTCGGCGTCCTCTACCAGCACTCCGGCGGCTGGGGGCAGCCCCTGGCGCTGATGGCCGTCCTCATGGTGCCGCAGATCCTCGTCGGCGTCCTCGCGGGCCGCGACCGCACCGTGGAGGACGAGGCGGCGGCGCGCTGA
- a CDS encoding FadR/GntR family transcriptional regulator: MPLSHPRRSALSEQVITALRAQITSGEWPVGSRIPTEPELVEQLGVARNTVREAVRALAHNGLLDIRQGSGTYVVATSELAGVMHRRFAGADAGHIAELRSALESAAARLAAERRTERDLKQLESLLVRREEAWRSGDPEAFVAADATFHLAVVAASGNEVMTAMYADLSEVLRDWLRGDVGTELTPETYMGHDVLLDALRDGNAAAAAAAAGSYPVMCRPGRPMPPSAD; encoded by the coding sequence GTGCCCCTGAGTCATCCGCGCCGTTCGGCGCTGTCCGAGCAGGTCATCACCGCCCTGCGGGCGCAGATCACCTCGGGCGAGTGGCCGGTGGGCTCCCGCATCCCCACCGAACCGGAGCTGGTCGAGCAGCTCGGCGTCGCGCGCAACACGGTGCGGGAGGCCGTGCGCGCCCTCGCGCACAACGGGCTGCTGGACATCCGCCAGGGCTCGGGCACGTACGTCGTGGCGACCAGCGAGCTGGCGGGCGTGATGCACCGCCGGTTCGCCGGCGCGGACGCCGGTCACATCGCGGAGCTGCGCTCGGCACTGGAGTCCGCGGCCGCGCGGCTCGCCGCCGAGCGGCGCACCGAGCGCGATCTGAAGCAGCTGGAGTCACTGCTGGTGCGCCGGGAGGAGGCGTGGCGGTCCGGGGATCCGGAGGCGTTCGTGGCGGCCGACGCGACCTTCCACCTGGCGGTGGTGGCCGCGTCCGGCAACGAGGTCATGACGGCGATGTACGCGGACCTGAGCGAGGTGCTGCGGGACTGGCTGCGCGGCGACGTGGGCACCGAGCTGACGCCGGAGACGTACATGGGCCACGACGTGCTGCTGGATGCCCTGCGCGACGGGAACGCGGCGGCCGCGGCCGCGGCGGCCGGGAGCTACCCGGTGATGTGCCGCCCGGGGCGGCCCATGCCGCCGTCAGCCGACTGA
- the fabI gene encoding enoyl-ACP reductase FabI encodes MSGILEGKRVLITGVLMESSIAFHAAKLAQEQGAEIILTAFPRPTLTERIAKKLPKPTKVLELDVTDDEHLGRLADIVGEELGGLDGVVHSIGFAPQDALGGNFLNTPFESVATAMHVSAYSLKSLTTACLPLMQNGGSVVGLTFDAQYAWPQYDWMGPAKAALEATSRYLARDLGKQNIRCNLISAGPIGSMAAKSIPGFSDLAAVWDSRSPLEWDLKDPEPAGKGIVALLSDWFPKTTGEIVHVDGGLHAIGA; translated from the coding sequence ATGAGCGGAATCCTCGAGGGCAAGCGCGTCCTGATCACCGGTGTGCTGATGGAGTCCTCCATCGCCTTCCACGCCGCCAAGCTGGCCCAGGAGCAGGGCGCGGAGATCATCCTGACCGCCTTCCCGCGCCCCACGCTGACCGAGCGCATCGCCAAGAAGCTGCCGAAGCCCACCAAGGTCCTCGAGCTCGACGTCACCGACGACGAGCACCTCGGGAGGCTCGCCGACATCGTCGGCGAGGAGCTGGGCGGCCTCGACGGCGTCGTCCACTCCATCGGATTCGCCCCGCAGGACGCGCTCGGCGGCAACTTCCTCAACACCCCGTTCGAGTCCGTCGCCACCGCCATGCACGTCTCGGCGTACTCCCTGAAGTCGCTGACCACGGCCTGCCTGCCGCTGATGCAGAACGGCGGCTCCGTCGTCGGCCTCACCTTCGACGCGCAGTACGCCTGGCCGCAGTACGACTGGATGGGCCCGGCCAAGGCCGCCCTGGAGGCCACCAGCCGCTACCTGGCGCGCGACCTGGGCAAGCAGAACATCCGCTGCAACCTGATCTCCGCAGGTCCGATCGGCTCCATGGCCGCCAAGTCCATCCCGGGCTTCAGCGACCTGGCGGCCGTGTGGGACAGCCGCTCCCCGCTGGAGTGGGACCTCAAGGACCCGGAGCCGGCCGGCAAGGGCATCGTCGCCCTGCTGAGCGACTGGTTCCCGAAGACCACCGGTGAGATCGTCCACGTCGACGGCGGCCTGCACGCGATCGGCGCCTGA
- the fabG gene encoding 3-oxoacyl-[acyl-carrier-protein] reductase, translating into MSRSVLVTGGNRGIGLAIARAFADAGDKVAITYRSGEPPQGFLAVKCDITDTEQVEQAYKEIEETHGPVEILVANAGINKDQLLMRMSEEDFTSVVDTNLTGTFRVVKRANRGMLRAKKGRVVLISSVVGLLGSAGQANYAASKAAMVGFARSLARELGSRNITFNVVAPGFVDTDMTRELTEDQQAKILAQVPLGRYARSEEIAAAVRFLASDDASYITGAVIPVDGGLGMGH; encoded by the coding sequence TTGAGCCGCTCGGTTCTCGTCACCGGAGGCAACCGGGGCATCGGCCTCGCCATCGCCCGCGCTTTCGCCGACGCCGGCGACAAGGTCGCGATCACGTACCGCTCGGGTGAGCCGCCCCAGGGGTTCCTGGCCGTCAAGTGCGACATCACCGACACCGAGCAGGTGGAGCAGGCCTACAAGGAGATCGAGGAGACGCACGGTCCCGTCGAGATCCTGGTCGCCAATGCCGGCATCAACAAGGACCAGCTCCTGATGCGGATGTCGGAGGAGGACTTCACGTCCGTCGTCGACACCAACCTCACCGGCACCTTCCGGGTCGTCAAGCGGGCCAACCGCGGCATGCTGCGGGCCAAGAAGGGGCGGGTCGTCCTGATCTCCTCCGTCGTCGGCCTGCTCGGCTCCGCGGGGCAGGCGAACTACGCCGCCTCCAAGGCCGCGATGGTCGGCTTCGCGCGCTCCCTCGCCCGTGAGCTGGGCTCGCGCAACATCACCTTCAACGTCGTCGCGCCCGGTTTCGTCGACACCGACATGACCCGGGAGCTCACCGAGGACCAGCAGGCGAAGATCCTCGCGCAGGTGCCGCTCGGCCGGTACGCGCGGTCGGAGGAGATCGCCGCCGCGGTGCGCTTCCTCGCCTCGGACGACGCCTCGTACATCACTGGAGCCGTCATCCCCGTTGACGGCGGACTGGGAATGGGTCACTGA
- a CDS encoding TldD/PmbA family protein, with the protein MAHEVDQSFLALPLRALADAALARARALGAEHADFRFERVRNAAWRLRDARPAGSSDTTDLGYAVRVVHGGAWGFASGVDLTMDAAAKVASQAVAMAKLSARVSAAAGSKERVELASEPVHAERTWVSSYEIDPFSVPDEEKAGLLTEWSARLLAADGVDHVDASLLTVHENKFYADTAGTVTTQQRVRLHPQFTAVSVDGSTGEFDSMRTLAPPVGRGWEYLTGTGWDWADELDRIPELLAEKMRAPSVEGGVYDLVVDPSNLWLTIHESIGHATELDRALGYEAAYAGTSFATFDRLGTLKYGSELMNVTGDRTAEHGLATIGYDDEGVEAQSWDLVKDGTLVGYQLDRRIARLTGFDRSNGCAYADSPGHVPVQRMANVSLRPDPAGMSTEDLIGGVDRGIYVVGDRSWSIDMQRYNFQFTGQRFFRIENGRLTGQLRDVAYQATTTDFWGSMAAVGGPSTYVLGGAFNCGKAQPGQVASVSHGCPSALFRGVNILNTTQEAGR; encoded by the coding sequence GTGGCCCACGAGGTCGATCAGTCATTCCTGGCGCTGCCGTTGCGCGCGCTCGCCGACGCCGCGCTCGCCCGGGCGCGGGCGCTGGGGGCCGAGCACGCGGACTTCCGGTTCGAACGGGTGCGCAACGCGGCCTGGCGGCTGCGGGACGCCCGGCCCGCCGGGTCCTCGGACACCACCGATCTCGGGTATGCGGTGCGGGTGGTGCACGGCGGGGCCTGGGGCTTCGCCTCCGGGGTGGACCTGACGATGGACGCCGCCGCGAAGGTCGCCTCGCAGGCCGTGGCCATGGCCAAGCTGTCGGCGCGGGTGAGCGCGGCGGCGGGGTCGAAGGAGCGGGTGGAGCTCGCCTCCGAGCCCGTGCACGCCGAGCGGACGTGGGTGTCGTCGTACGAGATCGACCCGTTCTCCGTGCCCGACGAGGAGAAGGCGGGGCTGCTCACCGAGTGGAGCGCGCGGCTGCTCGCGGCCGACGGCGTCGACCACGTGGACGCCTCGCTGCTCACGGTGCACGAGAACAAGTTCTACGCCGACACCGCGGGGACCGTGACCACCCAGCAACGGGTGCGGCTGCACCCGCAGTTCACCGCCGTCTCCGTCGACGGGTCGACCGGCGAGTTCGACTCCATGCGCACCCTCGCACCCCCGGTGGGACGCGGCTGGGAGTACCTGACGGGCACCGGCTGGGACTGGGCGGACGAGCTGGACCGGATCCCGGAGCTGCTCGCCGAGAAGATGCGGGCGCCGAGCGTCGAGGGCGGGGTCTACGACCTGGTCGTCGACCCGTCGAACCTGTGGCTGACCATCCACGAGTCGATCGGCCACGCCACCGAGCTCGACCGGGCGCTCGGCTACGAGGCCGCCTACGCCGGCACCTCCTTCGCCACCTTCGACAGGCTCGGCACGCTCAAGTACGGCTCCGAGCTGATGAACGTCACCGGCGACCGCACCGCCGAGCACGGGCTCGCCACGATCGGCTACGACGACGAGGGTGTCGAGGCGCAGTCCTGGGACCTGGTGAAGGACGGCACCCTGGTCGGCTACCAGCTCGACCGGCGGATCGCGCGGCTGACCGGCTTCGACCGGTCCAACGGGTGCGCGTACGCCGACTCCCCCGGCCATGTTCCCGTGCAGCGCATGGCCAACGTGTCGCTGCGGCCCGACCCCGCGGGGATGTCCACGGAGGACCTCATCGGGGGTGTGGACCGCGGGATCTACGTGGTCGGGGACCGGTCCTGGTCGATCGACATGCAGCGGTACAACTTCCAGTTCACCGGGCAGCGGTTCTTCCGGATCGAGAACGGGCGGCTCACCGGGCAGCTCCGGGACGTCGCCTACCAGGCGACGACCACCGACTTCTGGGGCTCCATGGCGGCCGTCGGCGGCCCGTCCACCTATGTGCTCGGCGGCGCCTTCAACTGCGGCAAGGCCCAGCCCGGGCAGGTCGCCTCGGTGTCGCACGGCTGCCCGTCGGCCCTCTTCCGGGGCGTCAACATCCTCAACACCACGCAGGAGGCCGGTCGATGA
- a CDS encoding metallopeptidase TldD-related protein translates to MSARTSTAHQAHEIVERALELSRADGCVVIADERSTANLRWAGNALTTNGVTRGRTLTVIAVVDGKEGTASGVVSRSAVTTDELEPLVRAAEAAARGAGPAEDAQPLVTGVPASPGFTEAPVETSSAVFDAFAPALGDAFARARSGGRELYGFASHETVSSYLGSSTGLRLRHDQPTGTLELNAKSPDHARSAWAGRATRDFTDVDPAALDAELAVRLGWAERRVELPAGRYETLLPPAAVADLLIYQLWSAAARDAAEGRTVFSRPGGGTRVGEQLSELPLTLRSDPHEPGLECAPFVLAHSSGDDRSVFDNGLPLTATEWLSGGTLKHLTATRHGAALTGLPVAPALGNLILDGGTDRSLEEMVAETERGLLLTCLWYIREVDPATLLLTGLTRDGVYLVENGEVTGEVNNFRFNESPVDLLGRATEAGRTEKTLPREWSDWFTRTAMPPLRVPDFNMSSVSQGV, encoded by the coding sequence ATGAGCGCGCGTACCAGCACGGCGCACCAGGCGCACGAGATCGTCGAGCGGGCGCTGGAGCTGTCCCGGGCGGACGGCTGCGTCGTCATCGCCGACGAGCGCTCCACCGCCAATCTGCGCTGGGCGGGCAACGCGCTGACCACCAACGGCGTCACGCGCGGGCGCACGCTCACCGTGATCGCGGTCGTCGACGGCAAGGAGGGCACGGCCTCCGGCGTGGTCTCCCGCTCGGCGGTGACCACGGACGAGCTGGAGCCGCTGGTGCGGGCCGCCGAGGCCGCCGCGCGCGGCGCCGGTCCGGCCGAGGACGCGCAGCCGCTGGTCACCGGCGTACCGGCCTCGCCAGGCTTCACCGAGGCGCCCGTCGAGACCTCCTCGGCCGTCTTCGACGCCTTCGCGCCCGCCCTCGGCGACGCGTTCGCCCGCGCCCGGTCCGGCGGACGGGAACTGTACGGCTTCGCCAGCCACGAGACGGTCTCCAGCTACCTGGGCAGCTCGACCGGGCTGCGGCTGCGGCACGACCAGCCCACGGGGACGCTGGAGCTGAACGCCAAGTCCCCGGACCATGCGCGCTCGGCGTGGGCCGGCCGCGCCACGCGGGACTTCACCGACGTGGACCCGGCGGCGCTCGACGCGGAACTCGCCGTACGCCTGGGCTGGGCCGAGCGGCGGGTGGAGCTGCCGGCGGGCCGGTACGAGACGCTGCTGCCGCCGGCGGCCGTGGCGGACCTGCTGATCTACCAGCTCTGGTCGGCGGCGGCCCGGGACGCCGCCGAGGGCCGTACGGTCTTCAGCCGGCCCGGCGGCGGCACCCGCGTCGGCGAGCAGCTGTCCGAGCTGCCGCTGACGCTGCGCAGCGACCCGCACGAGCCGGGCCTGGAGTGCGCCCCGTTCGTCCTCGCGCACTCCTCGGGGGACGACCGGTCCGTGTTCGACAACGGGCTGCCGCTCACCGCCACCGAGTGGCTCTCCGGCGGCACCCTGAAGCACCTGACGGCCACCCGGCACGGTGCCGCGCTGACCGGGCTGCCGGTCGCCCCGGCCCTCGGGAACCTGATCCTGGACGGGGGCACGGACCGGTCCCTGGAGGAGATGGTCGCCGAAACGGAACGGGGCCTGCTGCTCACCTGCCTGTGGTACATCCGCGAGGTGGACCCCGCGACGCTGCTGCTGACCGGGCTGACCCGGGACGGCGTCTACCTGGTCGAGAACGGCGAGGTGACCGGCGAGGTCAACAACTTCCGGTTCAACGAGTCGCCGGTGGACCTGCTGGGGCGGGCGACCGAGGCGGGACGCACGGAGAAGACACTGCCGCGGGAGTGGAGCGACTGGTTCACCAGGACCGCGATGCCCCCGCTGCGGGTGCCGGATTTCAACATGAGCTCCGTCAGCCAGGGCGTATAA
- the tyrS gene encoding tyrosine--tRNA ligase yields MTDIVDELKWRGLFAQSTDEDALRKALADGPVTFYCGFDPTAPSLHVGHLVQVLTVRRLQQAGHRPLALVGGATGQIGDPRPTAERTLNSPETVAGWVERLRGQIEPFLSFEGENAAVMVNNLDWTAGLSAIEFLRDIGKHFRVNKMLTKDSVARRLESSEGISYTEFSYQLLQAMDFLELHRRYGCTMQQGGSDQWGNLTAGLDLLHRLEPDAAVHAYATPLMTKADGTKFGKTEGGAVWLDPEMTTPYAFYQFWLNVDDRDISGYLRILSFKSREELEELERQTEERPQARAAQRALAEELTALVHGPEQAAAVIAASKALFGQGELSGLDETTLASALSELPHVRVTGLAPVVDLFAGAGLVASKSAARRTVKEGGAYVNNVKVTAEDAVPAAEDLLHGRWLVLRRGKRNLAAVEYTAGA; encoded by the coding sequence GTGACGGACATCGTCGACGAGCTGAAGTGGCGTGGGCTGTTCGCCCAGTCCACCGACGAGGACGCTTTGCGCAAGGCGCTCGCGGACGGTCCCGTCACGTTCTATTGCGGCTTCGACCCGACCGCCCCGTCCCTGCACGTGGGGCACTTGGTCCAGGTGCTCACCGTGCGCCGGCTGCAGCAGGCCGGACACCGGCCGCTGGCGCTGGTCGGCGGGGCCACGGGCCAGATCGGCGACCCACGGCCCACGGCGGAGCGGACACTGAACTCGCCGGAGACCGTCGCGGGCTGGGTCGAGCGGCTGCGCGGCCAGATCGAACCGTTCCTGTCCTTCGAGGGCGAGAACGCGGCCGTCATGGTCAACAATCTCGACTGGACCGCGGGGCTGTCCGCGATCGAGTTCCTGCGGGACATCGGCAAGCACTTCCGCGTCAACAAGATGCTCACCAAGGACTCCGTGGCCCGGCGCCTGGAGTCCTCCGAGGGCATCAGCTACACCGAGTTCAGCTACCAGCTCCTGCAGGCGATGGACTTCCTCGAGCTGCACCGGCGCTACGGCTGCACGATGCAGCAGGGCGGCAGCGACCAGTGGGGCAACCTCACGGCCGGCCTCGACCTGCTGCACCGGCTGGAGCCGGACGCCGCCGTCCACGCCTACGCCACGCCGTTGATGACCAAGGCGGACGGCACCAAGTTCGGCAAGACCGAGGGCGGCGCGGTCTGGCTGGACCCGGAGATGACGACGCCGTACGCGTTCTACCAGTTCTGGCTGAACGTGGACGACCGGGACATCTCGGGCTACCTGCGCATCCTGTCCTTCAAGTCCCGCGAGGAGCTGGAGGAGCTGGAGCGGCAGACCGAGGAGCGGCCGCAGGCGCGGGCGGCGCAGCGGGCGCTGGCCGAGGAGCTGACGGCGCTGGTGCACGGCCCGGAGCAGGCGGCCGCGGTGATCGCCGCGTCGAAGGCGCTGTTCGGCCAGGGCGAGCTGTCGGGTCTGGACGAGACGACCCTGGCTTCGGCGCTCTCCGAGCTGCCGCACGTCCGGGTCACCGGACTCGCCCCGGTCGTGGACCTGTTCGCGGGGGCCGGGCTGGTCGCCAGCAAGTCCGCCGCGCGGCGCACGGTGAAGGAGGGCGGCGCGTACGTGAACAACGTCAAGGTCACGGCCGAGGACGCCGTCCCCGCGGCGGAGGACCTGCTGCACGGGCGGTGGCTGGTACTGCGACGCGGGAAGCGGAACCTGGCGGCGGTGGAGTACACCGCCGGGGCGTGA
- a CDS encoding GlsB/YeaQ/YmgE family stress response membrane protein: MGWLWAIIVGLVLGLLAKLIIPGKQHSPLWLTTIMGIIGGIVGNAIARGIGIGATRGIDWGRHLLQLAAAVVLVFFGEMLYMAMRGKGRQRERI; this comes from the coding sequence ATGGGCTGGTTGTGGGCGATCATCGTCGGATTGGTGCTGGGGCTGCTCGCCAAGCTGATCATCCCGGGCAAGCAGCACAGCCCGCTCTGGCTGACCACGATCATGGGCATCATCGGTGGCATCGTCGGCAACGCCATCGCCCGGGGCATCGGCATCGGAGCGACACGCGGCATCGACTGGGGCCGACACCTCCTCCAGCTCGCCGCGGCCGTCGTCCTCGTCTTCTTCGGCGAGATGCTCTACATGGCCATGCGCGGCAAGGGCAGGCAGCGCGAACGGATCTGA
- a CDS encoding DUF3099 domain-containing protein has product MARRSGRGGAQVFRITGARQGLADDVRGRQRKYVISMGLRTVAVILAASLWNVERYVAIVALVLGAVLPYVAVVIANAGRENAPGLPSTFVRMPTPPMIPPPAADRATGSDADDPLPGAAAGSRGESHHGA; this is encoded by the coding sequence ATGGCCAGGCGGAGCGGCAGGGGCGGGGCCCAGGTGTTCCGGATCACCGGCGCCCGGCAGGGCCTGGCCGACGATGTGCGCGGTCGGCAGCGCAAGTACGTCATCTCCATGGGGCTGCGCACCGTCGCGGTGATCCTCGCCGCCAGTCTGTGGAACGTGGAACGGTACGTCGCGATCGTCGCCCTGGTGCTCGGCGCGGTACTGCCCTATGTCGCCGTGGTGATCGCCAACGCGGGCCGGGAGAACGCGCCGGGCCTGCCGTCGACCTTCGTCCGGATGCCGACGCCCCCGATGATCCCGCCGCCCGCTGCCGACCGGGCCACCGGTTCCGACGCCGACGACCCGCTGCCCGGAGCGGCCGCGGGCTCGCGCGGAGAGTCGCACCACGGCGCCTGA